Proteins encoded within one genomic window of Prochlorococcus marinus str. MIT 9515:
- a CDS encoding tyrosine-type recombinase/integrase — protein sequence MRVVPLPDKAREIIEELQEREGRIIDLTKGSARHGFDKARKKAGLETLRFHDLRHIAISRMWSSGMNATEISACSSHRDIKMLMSYSHFQLSI from the coding sequence ATGAGAGTTGTTCCTTTACCGGATAAAGCCAGAGAGATAATTGAAGAATTACAGGAAAGGGAAGGAAGAATAATTGATCTTACAAAAGGTAGCGCGAGGCATGGATTTGATAAAGCCAGAAAAAAAGCGGGACTTGAAACTCTCAGATTTCATGATCTAAGGCATATTGCCATAAGCAGAATGTGGAGTTCCGGAATGAATGCCACGGAGATAAGTGCATGCAGTAGTCACAGAGATATAAAAATGCTCATGAGCTACAGCCACTTTCAACTTTCCATATAA
- the aroQ gene encoding type II 3-dehydroquinate dehydratase, with translation MNILLINGPNLNLLGTREPEIYGSKTLNDIENDLSSIANDKIINLECFQSNHEGEIVDKIQDSIKNVQGILINAGAFTHTSISIRDALIGSKIPFVELHISNIFSREEFRKESFLTDKAIGIISGFGISSYSLGLYGIIEYLKNKK, from the coding sequence ATGAATATTTTATTAATAAATGGACCAAATTTAAATCTATTAGGTACTAGAGAACCTGAAATATATGGTAGTAAAACCTTGAATGATATCGAAAATGACTTATCTAGTATTGCTAACGATAAAATAATTAATCTTGAATGTTTCCAAAGTAATCATGAGGGTGAAATTGTAGATAAAATTCAGGATTCTATTAAGAATGTTCAAGGAATACTTATAAACGCAGGAGCTTTTACTCATACTTCAATATCAATTAGGGATGCTTTGATCGGCTCTAAAATTCCATTTGTTGAATTACACATTTCAAATATATTTAGTAGAGAAGAATTTCGAAAAGAATCTTTTTTGACAGATAAGGCAATTGGAATTATTAGCGGATTTGGTATATCAAGCTATTCTCTTGGTTTATACGGAATTATAGAGTATTTAAAAAATAAAAAGTAA
- a CDS encoding tRNA-(ms[2]io[6]A)-hydroxylase, with protein sequence MIVENKRPDFQIKHLTSSTSDVWIKLALSNPIDILIDHAHCERKAAGVAIQLMFRYPTEPNLSEVLSPIAREELEHFEKILYFLKDLGHSLKALKPPPYGSELAKNVRKEEPHRMLDSFLIAGLIEARSHERLSILSLNSENKSFRVLYKSLLESEARHFGIYWKLAKNKFSKDETGKRLKELAKIESEILSETYFLPRVHS encoded by the coding sequence ATGATAGTTGAAAATAAAAGACCTGATTTTCAAATAAAACATTTAACATCGTCAACTTCAGATGTTTGGATTAAATTAGCTTTGTCTAATCCTATCGATATCCTAATTGATCATGCTCATTGTGAAAGAAAGGCAGCAGGTGTTGCTATTCAATTGATGTTTAGATATCCAACTGAACCCAATTTATCAGAGGTTTTGAGTCCTATAGCCAGAGAGGAGTTGGAACATTTTGAAAAAATACTTTACTTCTTAAAGGATCTTGGACATTCTCTTAAAGCTCTAAAGCCGCCCCCATATGGTTCAGAATTGGCAAAGAATGTAAGAAAGGAAGAACCGCATAGGATGTTAGATAGTTTTTTGATTGCAGGACTCATTGAAGCGAGAAGCCATGAAAGACTAAGCATACTCTCATTAAACTCGGAAAATAAATCTTTTAGAGTCCTCTATAAATCTTTGTTAGAAAGTGAGGCAAGACATTTTGGTATTTATTGGAAGCTAGCGAAAAACAAATTTTCTAAAGATGAAACAGGTAAAAGGTTAAAGGAGCTTGCAAAAATCGAATCAGAAATTTTATCTGAGACATACTTTTTACCAAGGGTGCATAGTTAA
- a CDS encoding precorrin-2 C(20)-methyltransferase produces MKIKNFLYRFLIKKSNFGSLTIVGVGPGHSSLLTIAAVQAIKKAKVIVFPISSDDKKSSAAEIVKDYIKFKKKIPIVFPMARQEFEPDEIWSNAVDIIVKSIKNNKSVALLCLGDTSIFASSSNILRIIKNNHPEIITRTIPGISSFSAAAALSNFNLASKGETLIIKECPSHKKELVDLISINREKKTVLVLLKVGKRWEWVKTLLKKEDIFSKTVIAINVGMPSQIVQEASKFDLNKVPYFSLLLMRFNDD; encoded by the coding sequence ATGAAAATAAAAAATTTTCTTTATAGATTTTTAATTAAAAAAAGTAATTTTGGCTCGTTAACAATCGTTGGTGTTGGACCGGGACATTCTTCTCTCTTGACTATTGCGGCAGTTCAGGCAATAAAAAAAGCAAAAGTTATAGTTTTCCCAATTTCAAGTGATGATAAGAAGAGCTCAGCAGCTGAAATAGTTAAAGATTATATCAAATTTAAGAAAAAGATTCCTATTGTTTTTCCAATGGCTAGACAAGAATTTGAACCAGATGAAATATGGTCTAATGCTGTAGATATAATTGTTAAGTCTATAAAAAATAATAAATCAGTTGCTTTACTTTGCCTCGGTGATACTTCAATTTTTGCAAGCTCATCAAATATTCTGAGAATAATTAAAAATAATCACCCTGAAATAATTACTAGAACTATACCTGGGATATCATCTTTTTCAGCAGCAGCAGCATTAAGCAATTTTAATTTGGCTTCAAAAGGTGAGACCTTAATTATTAAAGAATGCCCTTCCCATAAAAAAGAATTAGTTGACTTGATAAGTATTAATAGAGAAAAGAAAACTGTCTTGGTTTTGTTGAAAGTGGGTAAGAGATGGGAGTGGGTTAAAACTTTATTAAAAAAAGAAGATATTTTTAGTAAAACAGTGATTGCAATAAACGTTGGAATGCCTAGTCAAATTGTGCAGGAGGCTTCTAAATTTGATCTTAATAAAGTGCCTTACTTCTCTTTATTGCTTATGAGATTTAATGATGATTAG
- a CDS encoding DUF1823 family protein, with product MMIRKAYYLPEKKFTWPLSKKLLFSILDDQVSDVFVCELIWERLFYIKEKPIENWICSEYTPSYWSEKYNNSPQIISERGASIHLTRSIPKDHKQNLKKVLDFKGYKINELTPRKTRRATAVNWLICWVIEYESMLKEYDKLPILSSPPFNPMHGHKGDPEIK from the coding sequence ATGATGATTAGAAAAGCTTATTATTTACCAGAAAAAAAATTTACTTGGCCTCTAAGTAAAAAATTACTATTCTCGATTCTTGATGATCAAGTAAGTGATGTGTTTGTCTGTGAATTAATTTGGGAGAGACTTTTTTATATTAAAGAAAAGCCTATTGAAAATTGGATTTGTAGTGAATATACCCCTTCCTATTGGTCAGAAAAATACAATAATTCTCCTCAAATAATTTCTGAGAGGGGTGCCTCAATTCATCTGACACGCTCTATACCTAAGGATCATAAACAAAATTTAAAAAAAGTACTTGATTTTAAAGGTTATAAGATCAATGAACTAACTCCAAGGAAAACTAGAAGAGCAACGGCAGTTAATTGGTTGATTTGTTGGGTAATTGAATATGAATCTATGCTTAAAGAATATGATAAGTTACCAATATTATCTTCCCCTCCCTTTAATCCAATGCATGGACATAAAGGAGATCCTGAAATTAAATAA
- the der gene encoding ribosome biogenesis GTPase Der, which yields MTLPSIAIIGRPNVGKSTLVNRLCQSNDAIVFDKPGVTRDRTYQNASWGGKEFQVVDTGGLVFEDDSEFLPEIRTQVFLALEEASIALFVVDGNQGVTTGDLSIAKWLRNSDCKTIVAVNKCESLSLGISMASEFWKLGLGEPYPVSAIHGSGTGDLLDLVIDELPKDFDVEDKEDKVMMSIIGRPNVGKSSLLNAICGEKRAIVSDISGTTTDSIDTLIKKNSHLWKIVDTAGIRRKKNVKYGTEFFGINRAFKSIDRSDVCVLVIDAIDGVTDQDQKLAGRIEEQGRACVIVVNKWDLVEKNNSTIYQVEKELRSKLYFLHWSKMIFISALTGQRVENIFEHALNAVTQHRMRVTTSVVNEVLKEALGWKSPPTKRSGKQGRLYYGTQVKNQPPTFTLFVNDPKLFGITYRRYIEKQIRLNLGFEGSPIILLWRGKQKRDLEKETSKKNINIIQKD from the coding sequence TTGACTCTTCCATCAATAGCAATAATAGGAAGACCCAATGTTGGTAAATCGACCTTAGTTAATAGGTTATGCCAAAGTAATGATGCGATTGTATTTGATAAACCAGGAGTTACTAGAGATAGGACTTATCAAAACGCTTCTTGGGGTGGAAAGGAATTTCAAGTTGTTGATACAGGAGGACTAGTCTTTGAAGATGATAGTGAATTCCTTCCTGAGATTCGTACTCAAGTTTTTCTAGCATTAGAGGAGGCTTCTATTGCTTTATTTGTAGTTGATGGAAATCAAGGTGTAACTACGGGAGATTTATCAATTGCAAAATGGTTGAGGAATTCAGATTGTAAAACAATTGTTGCAGTAAATAAATGTGAATCTTTATCTTTAGGGATTTCTATGGCCTCTGAATTCTGGAAATTAGGTTTAGGGGAACCTTATCCTGTATCTGCTATTCATGGCTCTGGAACTGGAGATCTTTTAGACCTTGTTATTGATGAACTTCCTAAAGATTTTGATGTTGAGGATAAAGAAGATAAAGTAATGATGTCCATAATTGGAAGACCAAATGTTGGAAAGTCTAGTTTACTAAATGCTATCTGCGGAGAAAAAAGAGCAATAGTTAGTGATATAAGCGGGACAACAACTGATTCTATAGATACTCTAATAAAGAAAAATTCCCATCTTTGGAAAATAGTTGATACTGCTGGAATAAGAAGAAAAAAAAATGTAAAATATGGTACTGAATTCTTTGGTATTAACAGAGCTTTTAAATCTATTGATAGAAGCGATGTTTGCGTCTTGGTTATAGATGCTATTGATGGTGTTACTGATCAAGATCAGAAATTGGCAGGGCGCATAGAAGAGCAAGGGAGAGCATGCGTAATTGTTGTGAACAAATGGGATCTTGTAGAGAAAAACAATTCTACAATCTATCAAGTAGAGAAAGAACTCAGATCAAAATTATATTTTTTGCATTGGTCAAAAATGATTTTTATATCAGCTTTGACTGGTCAAAGAGTTGAAAATATTTTTGAGCATGCTCTTAATGCTGTAACCCAACATAGAATGAGAGTCACAACATCTGTTGTTAATGAAGTTCTTAAGGAGGCTCTTGGCTGGAAAAGTCCTCCAACTAAGAGAAGCGGTAAACAAGGAAGACTTTACTATGGCACTCAAGTAAAAAACCAGCCTCCAACTTTTACCCTTTTTGTTAATGATCCCAAATTATTTGGAATAACATATAGAAGATATATAGAAAAACAAATTAGATTAAATCTCGGCTTTGAAGGTTCTCCAATAATTCTACTTTGGAGAGGAAAGCAGAAAAGAGACTTAGAAAAGGAGACATCAAAAAAGAATATTAATATTATTCAAAAAGATTAA
- a CDS encoding energy-coupling factor transporter transmembrane component T family protein, which yields MNILTKFSIGQYVDGNRSWLRIIDSRLKIIAVLIFLITPIWAGPLWRLSLVICLILITFVSLLPSRVWWRSLALLLGLSLLIGFLSLIAAADIQSLDSPYRDPNELNLILENQEKWNILEISSKKIGFITIGPYNLSRKAFELGIKTSTLIFTVIHSVNLMLLTTLQEDIVWAFSWFMNPLRKVGLPIDKWLFQLLLALRFIPLVQEEFQNILKSVSVRSINLRSLGFKKSINVLLTMFERLFLNIFLRIDQGADSLLSKKNILIKTNRLKTIDKKNHLTLIINSLSIFFICVAIFLRKQYGAL from the coding sequence ATGAATATTCTTACTAAATTTTCTATTGGACAATATGTTGATGGGAATAGAAGTTGGTTAAGAATTATCGACAGTAGATTAAAAATAATTGCAGTATTGATTTTTCTAATTACGCCAATCTGGGCAGGTCCATTGTGGCGATTAAGTTTAGTTATTTGTCTGATATTAATTACTTTTGTAAGTTTGTTACCTTCTAGAGTTTGGTGGCGATCACTAGCCTTGCTTTTAGGATTATCATTATTAATTGGATTTTTATCATTAATAGCAGCTGCTGATATTCAATCTCTTGATAGCCCTTACAGAGATCCGAATGAATTGAATTTAATTTTAGAAAATCAGGAAAAATGGAACATTCTAGAAATTTCATCTAAGAAAATAGGATTTATAACAATTGGTCCCTATAACTTATCAAGGAAAGCTTTTGAATTAGGAATTAAAACGTCGACTTTAATTTTTACTGTTATTCATAGTGTAAATTTGATGCTCTTAACAACATTGCAAGAGGATATAGTCTGGGCATTCAGTTGGTTTATGAATCCTTTGAGAAAAGTTGGATTACCTATTGACAAATGGCTTTTTCAATTATTATTAGCTTTGCGCTTTATTCCTTTAGTCCAAGAAGAATTCCAGAATATCCTTAAATCAGTATCAGTAAGATCAATAAATCTTAGAAGTTTAGGATTTAAGAAATCTATTAATGTTTTGTTAACTATGTTTGAAAGACTATTTTTAAATATATTCTTAAGAATTGATCAAGGAGCTGATTCATTGCTGTCCAAAAAAAATATCCTTATAAAAACAAATAGACTAAAGACAATTGATAAAAAAAATCATCTAACTTTGATTATTAATTCATTATCGATATTTTTTATTTGCGTAGCAATTTTCCTTAGAAAACAGTATGGTGCATTGTAA
- a CDS encoding PII-interacting protein PipX family protein: MSSESYLNHPTFGMLYQVSPGNEGKYIYATLYAQKMFFLVENKEREFSFEVIRYLDARNQSELNLQRSRKKTPEDYQKWENLFKQTFL, from the coding sequence TTGAGTTCAGAGAGTTATTTAAATCATCCAACATTTGGAATGCTATATCAAGTTTCTCCTGGAAATGAGGGGAAGTATATTTATGCGACTTTGTATGCGCAAAAAATGTTTTTTTTAGTCGAAAATAAAGAACGTGAATTTTCTTTTGAAGTTATACGATATTTAGATGCTAGAAATCAGTCTGAATTGAATTTGCAAAGATCTAGAAAAAAAACACCAGAGGATTATCAAAAATGGGAGAATTTATTTAAACAAACTTTTTTATAA
- a CDS encoding YggS family pyridoxal phosphate-dependent enzyme, whose product MEISNYLQIKKELPLNVNLLAVSKGFGSQDIKIINDKGQNDFGESRFQEAIEKKLLLKDFKDIKWHFIGRIQSNKIRKIVQNFDYIHSVDSYEKLLKISNIAFEEHKNPLIMLQVKLMDDPSKGGFNPKDLLGKWDEIKQLKSIKIKGLMTINPKGLNSTQNIKLFKECRNLANSLKLHDCSMGMSQDWKEAVEAGSTWLRLGSIIFGNRSY is encoded by the coding sequence TTGGAAATTTCAAATTACCTACAAATAAAAAAGGAATTACCACTTAATGTCAATTTACTTGCTGTGAGTAAGGGGTTTGGCAGTCAAGATATCAAAATTATTAATGATAAAGGTCAAAACGATTTTGGTGAAAGTAGATTTCAAGAAGCTATTGAAAAAAAACTCTTATTAAAAGATTTTAAAGATATAAAATGGCACTTCATTGGAAGAATTCAGAGTAATAAAATACGTAAAATAGTACAAAATTTTGACTATATACATTCTGTAGACTCATATGAAAAGTTACTAAAGATTTCTAATATTGCATTTGAAGAACATAAAAACCCATTAATAATGTTGCAAGTAAAATTAATGGATGATCCAAGTAAAGGAGGTTTTAATCCCAAAGATTTGTTAGGAAAATGGGATGAGATTAAACAATTGAAAAGTATCAAAATTAAAGGGCTTATGACTATTAACCCAAAAGGTTTAAATTCAACACAAAATATTAAACTATTTAAAGAATGCCGTAATCTTGCTAATTCACTAAAACTTCATGATTGTTCAATGGGAATGTCCCAGGACTGGAAGGAAGCGGTTGAGGCAGGCTCTACTTGGTTAAGACTAGGATCTATAATCTTTGGGAATAGATCATATTAG
- a CDS encoding cell division protein SepF produces the protein MSLISRLKAVVAGDDYLDDDFDELDYASEDELNGVNDYKENRKNSNALSNSNPFDFMNNNRSSNVVGMPGISNSSSEVSLMEPRSFDEMPQAIQALRERKTVILNLTMMDPDQAQRAVDFVAGGTYAIDGHQERVGESIFLFAPSCVNVTSSFPEEVSPSNISSKKTSPYSLETNTTPEPAWGESKLSAFS, from the coding sequence GTGTCACTTATTTCTCGATTAAAGGCAGTTGTTGCAGGGGATGATTATTTAGATGATGACTTCGATGAGTTGGATTATGCATCAGAGGATGAATTGAACGGAGTTAATGATTACAAAGAAAATCGAAAAAACTCGAATGCTCTTTCTAATTCAAATCCATTCGACTTTATGAATAATAATAGATCATCAAATGTGGTCGGAATGCCTGGGATCTCTAATTCATCTTCTGAGGTCAGCTTGATGGAACCAAGAAGCTTTGATGAAATGCCTCAAGCCATTCAGGCATTAAGAGAGAGAAAGACTGTGATTTTAAATTTGACTATGATGGATCCTGATCAAGCACAAAGAGCTGTTGATTTTGTTGCTGGAGGTACATATGCAATAGATGGTCACCAAGAAAGAGTTGGAGAAAGCATTTTCCTTTTTGCTCCAAGTTGTGTAAATGTAACTAGTTCTTTTCCAGAAGAGGTTTCTCCTTCAAATATTTCAAGTAAAAAGACCTCTCCATATAGTTTAGAAACTAATACAACTCCAGAACCAGCTTGGGGTGAATCTAAATTATCTGCATTTTCTTAA
- the proC gene encoding pyrroline-5-carboxylate reductase, whose translation MTSKIAVIGFGNIAKAIITPLFDKKILNPKDFYCLVNTKKSLENIRNNYKYNINIFQANSKDSEIIWDCPVKILSVKPQQLKNIIELEKNKNNRNLLVSILAGVSLEKLIKRFPNHKCVRVVTNIPITIGKGSTGIAWGDEISENQKEAVRRLFENTSKINEFPEDLLDIFLALTSSGPAIIALIIEALSDGGLSGGLPKQLSEELVMDMILGTISLIRETNLTTTELKNMVTSPGGTTISALRVLENKSLRSALIEAVVSASNRSKEFR comes from the coding sequence GTGACAAGTAAAATCGCAGTTATTGGTTTTGGAAATATTGCAAAAGCTATAATCACGCCTCTATTTGATAAAAAGATACTAAATCCAAAAGATTTTTATTGTTTAGTTAATACGAAAAAAAGTTTAGAAAATATTAGAAATAACTATAAATATAATATTAATATTTTTCAGGCGAACTCTAAAGATTCAGAGATTATTTGGGATTGCCCAGTTAAAATTCTATCTGTTAAGCCCCAGCAACTTAAAAACATAATTGAATTAGAAAAAAATAAAAATAATAGAAATTTATTGGTATCTATTTTAGCTGGTGTTTCTCTCGAAAAACTTATCAAAAGATTCCCAAATCATAAATGTGTTAGGGTCGTGACTAATATTCCAATAACAATTGGTAAAGGTTCAACTGGAATTGCTTGGGGTGATGAAATATCGGAAAATCAGAAGGAAGCTGTCAGAAGATTATTTGAAAATACTAGTAAAATAAATGAATTTCCTGAAGATCTACTCGATATTTTTTTAGCATTAACATCTTCGGGACCCGCTATAATTGCATTGATTATCGAAGCTCTAAGTGACGGAGGGTTAAGCGGTGGATTGCCAAAACAACTGTCTGAAGAACTTGTGATGGATATGATCTTAGGAACTATAAGTTTAATAAGAGAAACTAATTTAACAACTACTGAGCTTAAGAATATGGTTACTTCTCCTGGGGGTACAACAATATCAGCACTAAGGGTGTTAGAAAATAAGAGTTTAAGATCTGCTTTGATTGAGGCAGTTGTCTCTGCAAGTAATCGTAGTAAAGAATTTCGTTAA
- a CDS encoding glycosyltransferase family 4 protein, with product MVHIAWLGKKSPFCGNVSYGNLTTEQLKVKGHKVSFIHFDNPSSANESKPLFLANDPEVSLPYLIKSQVYTIPSPRAETELRHSLERLKPDIVHASLTLSPLDFRLPELCKQINLPLVGTFHPAFDKKNRNLTASTQQLTYQLYAPSLAKFDKIIVFSEPQKTLLENLGVSKEKQIIIPNGVDENIWQPMKVKSKKYNSVKSKLGEGRIFIYMGRIANEKNIEALLKSWRQTKTNNCKLVIVGDGPMKPTLENSFSNLGKDKLIWWGSEIDLETRVAIMQIAEVFFLPSLIEGLSLSLLEAMSTGTACVATDAGADGEVLDKGAGIVISTDNVVTQLKTIIPILIDHPSFTKALGEKGRARVIERYTIKKNIQALEQLYLDIIKASKV from the coding sequence GTGGTTCATATTGCCTGGTTAGGTAAAAAATCTCCCTTTTGTGGAAACGTAAGTTATGGAAATTTAACTACTGAACAATTAAAGGTTAAAGGTCATAAAGTAAGTTTTATCCATTTTGATAATCCATCTAGCGCAAACGAATCTAAACCCTTATTCTTAGCCAACGATCCTGAAGTGAGTCTTCCTTACTTAATTAAATCACAAGTTTACACAATCCCTTCTCCAAGAGCAGAAACAGAATTAAGACATTCGTTAGAGAGATTAAAGCCAGATATAGTTCATGCAAGTTTAACTTTATCTCCTTTAGACTTTAGATTACCTGAACTTTGCAAACAAATAAACCTTCCATTAGTAGGAACATTTCATCCTGCTTTTGATAAAAAGAATAGAAACTTAACTGCAAGCACTCAACAACTAACTTATCAACTTTATGCGCCGTCTTTAGCTAAATTTGATAAAATTATTGTTTTTTCAGAGCCTCAAAAAACACTTCTAGAAAACTTAGGTGTTAGTAAAGAAAAGCAAATAATTATTCCAAATGGAGTTGATGAAAATATTTGGCAACCTATGAAAGTAAAAAGTAAAAAATATAATTCAGTTAAAAGTAAATTAGGAGAAGGAAGAATCTTTATATATATGGGAAGAATTGCTAACGAAAAAAATATTGAGGCCCTTTTAAAATCTTGGCGTCAAACAAAAACTAATAATTGCAAACTAGTCATTGTAGGAGACGGCCCAATGAAACCGACACTAGAAAATAGTTTTTCCAACTTAGGAAAAGATAAATTAATTTGGTGGGGATCAGAAATTGATCTGGAAACCAGAGTAGCGATCATGCAAATCGCAGAGGTATTTTTTTTACCGAGCTTAATAGAGGGACTATCCTTATCACTTTTAGAGGCAATGTCCACTGGTACTGCATGCGTTGCAACTGATGCAGGAGCTGACGGAGAAGTTTTAGATAAGGGAGCAGGTATTGTAATTTCTACAGATAATGTTGTTACCCAACTAAAAACTATAATTCCAATTTTGATAGATCATCCTTCATTCACTAAGGCTCTGGGGGAAAAGGGACGTGCGAGAGTAATTGAAAGATATACCATTAAAAAAAACATCCAAGCTCTCGAACAACTTTACTTAGACATTATAAAAGCATCTAAAGTTTAA
- the recO gene encoding DNA repair protein RecO — MLGESRLKGLCIKASPLGESGRLITVLTDEQGIIRLAAPGARRPKSSLAAATPLTYLSFQIFGKRSLKSVRQIKILKSYNGLGKNIECLAAAQAITELTFLLVGNNDKQKDYLPSLLIHLDRIYEYKIESEDDFKMLSMSIQSLIHLLAIGGINIPVNFCCSTGEPIIPPLGNWDWKCSYLPNEGFSTVEKTESALKVNASEIALLQRLIFAELPIKSNGELLGPKNVWLKILSIVESWIAAQLEKELSSLKMLRDFYS; from the coding sequence ATGTTAGGCGAAAGTAGATTAAAAGGTCTCTGTATAAAAGCAAGTCCCTTAGGTGAAAGTGGAAGATTAATAACTGTTCTTACAGATGAACAAGGTATTATTAGGCTTGCAGCACCAGGAGCAAGACGTCCAAAAAGTAGTCTTGCCGCAGCAACCCCTTTAACATATTTAAGTTTTCAGATCTTTGGAAAAAGAAGCCTTAAGTCTGTTCGCCAGATTAAGATACTCAAAAGCTATAACGGTTTGGGGAAAAATATTGAATGTCTTGCAGCAGCCCAAGCAATAACTGAATTAACTTTTTTATTAGTAGGCAACAACGATAAGCAAAAGGATTACTTACCTAGTCTACTTATTCATTTAGATCGAATTTATGAATATAAAATTGAAAGTGAAGATGACTTCAAAATGCTTTCAATGAGTATTCAATCTTTAATTCATTTATTAGCTATTGGAGGAATAAATATCCCTGTAAATTTTTGCTGTAGCACGGGTGAGCCTATCATTCCACCTTTAGGAAACTGGGATTGGAAATGTTCTTATTTACCGAATGAAGGATTTTCCACGGTAGAAAAGACAGAAAGTGCTTTAAAAGTGAATGCTTCTGAAATTGCTCTTCTACAAAGGCTTATTTTCGCAGAATTACCAATAAAGTCAAATGGAGAATTATTAGGACCCAAAAACGTTTGGTTAAAAATATTGTCAATTGTTGAAAGTTGGATTGCGGCTCAATTAGAAAAAGAATTATCATCACTAAAAATGTTAAGAGACTTTTATAGTTAA
- the hpf gene encoding ribosome hibernation-promoting factor, HPF/YfiA family yields MKILIHGKNIELTGALKEYTEAKIEKATHHYKDIVKEADIHLSIEKNPRLSYQTAEVTIFASGTIIRAEEKTENLYSSIDLVSNKLCRKLRKYKERHYKNLNYNLEKNKHSFTNTNEHLDSIDKNIFNDKREAKLPEPSIKNKYFEMIPISLEEARKQLDLIDHDFYVFRNKKNNELQVIYKRKHGGYGLIQSK; encoded by the coding sequence ATGAAAATTTTAATCCACGGGAAGAATATTGAACTTACAGGTGCATTGAAAGAATATACCGAGGCAAAGATAGAAAAAGCAACTCATCACTACAAGGATATCGTTAAAGAAGCAGATATACATCTTTCAATCGAAAAGAATCCAAGACTTTCATACCAAACAGCTGAAGTTACAATTTTTGCTAGTGGTACCATTATTAGAGCTGAAGAAAAAACAGAGAATCTATATTCTAGTATTGATCTAGTTTCAAATAAACTTTGTAGAAAATTACGCAAATATAAAGAAAGACACTATAAAAATTTAAATTATAATCTTGAAAAAAATAAACATTCTTTTACTAATACAAATGAACACTTAGATTCTATAGATAAAAATATATTTAATGATAAAAGAGAGGCAAAATTACCTGAACCATCTATTAAAAATAAATATTTTGAAATGATTCCTATTTCTTTGGAAGAGGCTAGAAAACAACTAGATTTAATAGATCATGATTTTTATGTTTTTAGAAATAAGAAAAATAATGAACTACAAGTTATCTATAAAAGAAAACATGGTGGTTATGGTTTAATCCAGTCTAAATAA
- the lipB gene encoding lipoyl(octanoyl) transferase LipB — MINRTSIIKQPDKISSFCDVYKLQKKYQDALISGKSNIDFIWLGEHQLCYTIGRGSNMGNLLFSLDEQDVFKIDRGGEVTCHMPGQLVTYLVLDLHNFNKDLNWYLRKIEKIIIKVLSSFNIDSSTKDGFTGVWTGERKIASIGIGCKRWVTIHGFSINVNCKLENFDKIVPCGIQGCQMANMSDYKKNLDIKEVKIIVKKIIQEEFYFNFISE, encoded by the coding sequence ATGATTAATAGAACATCAATAATTAAACAACCTGATAAAATTTCATCTTTTTGTGATGTATATAAATTACAAAAAAAATATCAGGACGCATTAATTTCAGGTAAATCAAATATCGATTTTATTTGGTTAGGAGAACATCAACTTTGTTATACCATTGGAAGAGGATCGAATATGGGTAACTTACTTTTCTCATTAGACGAGCAAGATGTATTTAAAATTGATAGAGGAGGGGAGGTTACTTGTCATATGCCAGGACAGTTAGTCACCTATTTGGTTTTAGATCTGCATAATTTTAATAAAGATTTAAATTGGTATTTAAGAAAAATTGAAAAAATAATAATTAAAGTTCTCAGTAGTTTTAATATTGATTCCTCTACTAAAGATGGATTTACGGGGGTATGGACTGGAGAAAGAAAAATTGCTTCTATTGGAATTGGATGCAAAAGATGGGTCACAATTCATGGCTTTTCAATTAATGTAAACTGCAAATTAGAAAATTTTGATAAAATCGTACCTTGTGGTATCCAGGGTTGCCAAATGGCAAATATGTCTGATTACAAAAAAAATTTAGATATTAAAGAAGTTAAAATAATTGTTAAAAAAATCATTCAGGAAGAATTTTATTTTAATTTTATATCAGAATAG